The Coffea arabica cultivar ET-39 chromosome 10e, Coffea Arabica ET-39 HiFi, whole genome shotgun sequence region ACATAATATCATTCATCAGATATTcataaatagttttttttttagaaatccTTTTCACCTTAGCACTCAACCTAACCTCTCCTTAAATGGGTTAACAATTCCTCTATCGTGTAAATCATTATAAATTAAAGTATTTTATTCAAATTGTCTTCAGCTATTGACTGACAATAAGCAAGTTTTGGCTTCAACTTATTTAGGATATTAAAATTATGAAAGTTCATTTTGTGctcataaaataattttttttcaatatgtTAAGCATATActtctttgaaatttttggtccttttatatatttattttatcctgtaccacaatatataaatatatataatattattttgttttgaaatatTAACTCGTACATCGCACGGGTCAAAATGCTAGTTATTTTGAACATGTCAAGCTCCCTATTAGAGACCTTAAACTCATACTACTTCATAAATGGCTTAAAATCCTTTATAGGTTAGTTCACTCGCCAGgggaaaaataagaagaaagaaaaatttatttgatgTATCCTACAGATCTGAATCTTACAGTCTGAtgtatcctttttttttgttgacaaAACCAGTATTGtcttggaaaaaaagaaacaaaaaggaaaattaagtATAGAGATACTGCctttaaaaattttagaagGAAAAGTTAAACACAAAGGTTGGATTACATTGTGTAGGCCAATTGAGTGCccaatctatatctatatgtattgcggCTTTTTATTACAAGCATCCATATGTCTCCACAATCCCAATTCCTTTTGCCTagaattttagatttattttaattcataaatATTTGGTCTCCCAATTTTTGCTACGgtcaattcatttgaaattgttaGTTACTAGCCACGTAACTTCTCATGATCTCACGATTTTAATTACTATGCATGTTTAGGTGACATTTATCCTTTTTCACTATTTCAAATTTACGTGACTCTTATCCACTAACCTGCCAAAAATCCACAACTGACGATTACCTATCATGTCTTCTCACTTTGTTTCCTTACCAATTTTATTCTCATTCGTCGTCCACCCaaataagaaaaaaagggagaaaaaaacaCTGGATATCATAGCCTGACCACGAAGGAAACCCATCTAAATGTCAATCAATTTACTATTATGAAATTCCTTATCACATATGTCATATAGAAAGCTCTCAGGTCCAGATAATCATGCAAAAAGCTAGTTCAGGTTTCCGGAGCTGTGGGGGAGATGGTTTGGTTTGGAAATAATTCATTGTATAGGTACCCTTCTATTTGTTATTCATAGGTAGTTaaagaatattttaaaattttaaggcCACAATAGAAAATGTAAGAGAgaatatttatgtaaaatatCCAAAATGACAGGCTGCAATCTGGTCACAAACCAAGTTTGAGTTGAGAGTAGAGGgaataggttgtgtggaaaaaAGGAAGGGGAAAGAGATGAGGGGTTGTCTCTATGGTTGATGAAGAAAAGGGCATTTTGAGTATTTTGGCGTGTTTTCTTATGAATAGTATTCGAATATTTTTTTTAGTGTTTTTGGGAGGGTACTATAGATAtgtttcattcaaaaacaacttTAAATTAATTAACCATCATGCTAAATGAAACCTTCATTTGCACAGAATGCAAATTATCATAATAGAATAAGAGCAGTACATTTTTGCAAAATCAGTCACTAATTGTTGCATttgaattaaatttgatttatttttaataTTCTAAACCTTATTCTTTGGGTTTGACTTAAATATCTTTCATCGGTTATCGATACACAGGTCCAGGATTgcttttgtatatattttttatggATCGAATTATTTTATGCATAATATTATTGGATATTacctataataaatgaataaaatttgacttgaaattACCCATATAATTAAACCTACATAAATTTTTCTTATGACCCCATACTACCTTTTTATTTTGGGGGACTGGAACATGCAACCTATGGTTAAAAATTAACCTGATGTTGAAAATAATTAACACATTCTACTGAACTAGTTTTTATATCTTTTCTTGGTATAAACTTTTTAGATTTTAATTTCATgtaacaaaaataaatttttgttatCATTATAGTTTAAAATGTAAACCCGTGCATAACACATTAGCACGAGTCAGAATACTAATTATGCACCTAATTAAGGATGGCCGATGGCAACTAATTTCACTGTATCTTCCTCGTCTTGTCGCCGCACACTTCCCTCCTCCACGGGcccaaaaaaaaactgtagccCAAGACCATGCACGATCCTTCTACACGTTTGGTGGTAGCGGTGCCTTCCTCGTCTATTAGAGACCTTAAACTCATACTACTTCATTTGTAGCAGCCATCTCTGTCTTATGGGAATTAACCACCAAACAAAGCATGCGGGGTAATCCCGGTTCCTTACATATGCAGTTAAATCCAGAGTGTATCTACTGCTCTTCCTCAACAAAAATTGTTTTAAATGccaaaaattttacatttcaaGCTCTTCTAGCTCGTCAAAACTTCAATGAAAGGAAGCGTCTTGAAAATGTGTACATAACATTAGCAGTATTTGGAATTATGGCCACATCTCTACCATTCAATAAACCAAGTTGTTTAAGAGAGTGCCCATACATTAGCAGTTGCTACTACCTCCTTACTATATCTTACAAGAGTTTAAGCATTTCAAAGTTTGAAAAGAATTTTCAACAAAAATTACTTGAGTACTTATGTGAGTGTTTTTTTAGCACAATTGGCATCCAAACTTAGAGAGAAGGTTGTACTTTTCTTGCTAAGATGGGGAACGTGCAACTTTGCAACAAGTGATCAATTACTCATTTACTCTGCAATTTATTCatcttcttttgatttctgGTGTCATGTGTTCACATCAGTTGTAATAATCTTTAACtaatataatattttcttgttacaaaaattaacaaCGAATATCCTAAACAAAGATTCCAAACATTTCTCTCCATCATGGAAACGTTGGACAGACACATTGAATTGACATTATACATAATGTCCTATAATTTCCAGTTTCCAGCAAAAGGGATATGAGATCAACAAGCAAGACACTGAGGATTATTGCATTCAGAGGTTAATCAATCATTGGTTTCAAGAAATGGATAGTCAGTGTAGCCAACAACAGGATCAGATGTATAGAAAGTGTCTCTATGGTACTTGTTCAGAGAAGCATTTAACTCGAATCTTCTGGGCAAATCTGGATTGGCCAAGAACAAGCGTCCATATGCAACAAGATCAGCCCCATTTTCGGCCACAGCTCTGTCGCCATCTTCCCTATTATAACCACCAGCAGCAATGAAAGTACCGTTGAATGCCTTTCTCATCGGCACAAGACTATCTGCAGATTCTGATTTTTCTCCAAGAGTTTTCATCCTCGGCTCAACCATGTGGCAATAAAGAATTTTGGGCTTGTTCAAGGCTTCTGCCATATAAAGGCCTAGAGCTTTTGGATTTGAATCGCCTGCTTCATAGTAATTTGCAAAAGGGGAAAGCCTTAATCCGACTCTATGAGATCCTATTGCATCTGAAACAGCTTCAACTATTTCTAAAGCAAATCTGCAACGGTTCTCCAAGGAGCCTCCATATTCGTCTGTTCGATCATTGATTTGGTCTTTCAAGAACTGGTCTATTAGAAAACCATGAGCACCATGGATCTCTACCCCATCAAAACCTGCAAATTTTAACACAACACATATATATAGTTAGGGAAACGAACCAGCTTCCTTTCTCTATCCCCAATTGTCCCTTTCTTTCTTCAGATCGAAATTAGATGCCGTACCTGCttttttctcactaaaactatgTACATGACTAACTTTACTagaacaagaaacaaaaatgtGCAAAGTTCGCATGAAAAGCAATAACGCTGGAGacagtactaaagcaaaatcaaGTTTACCTCAACCGGAAAGATGCTTGGCAGAGAAGAACAAGCGTTTCAGGTTTGGTGTTCTTTGTCTCAAATGCTTGGTAAATTTCTGAACATCAAACTATTGCTTCTTTTCCCCCCAAAAAAACAAACttctatttttttggtattcttttattttttcttctttccaatTCCCTTTGGAgtttaaactaattaatcaCAAGCATACATTGAATTTACAGCATATATGATTAACAATTTGACATGAGTTGAGTATTGGACGTCACTAAGAAAGACTCAAATGCTGTAGATTTCATGAAGTTCTTTCTATCCTAACAAAAAACCGTACCTGCTTCAATGGCATTAATAGCAGCAAGCCTGAAATCGTTGACAATCCCAGGAATTTCTTCTGTCTTCAAACGTCTTGGGGGTGAATATTTTGGGGCATCAAAACCTTCGGGAGTTAATGGTTTGTCTGTCGACGAGATTGGGGCTTGTCCATTGGGTTGAGAGCCTGTAAATGGGAGCTTTACAGTGACTAATTTCCAATTTAAACACAGGACTAGAAACCGAAGAAAATTTTTGCTTCGTGGTGCACGATGATTATCAAGAAAAGTCGCAGTTAAATTTATcaatatttttttctctctgtttgatgattttcccttttctaattCCAACATGCAATAACATGAAACTAATTAgcttgaaaaagaatgagagAAGAAGTTACCAGAAACCCTTCCCACATGAGCAATTTGGCAAAAGATAATACCGCCTTTTGCATGAACTGCATCTACTATGGGTTTCCAAGCCTCAACTTGTTCCTTTGTCCATATGCCAGGTGCAAATGGAAACCTTCAAGCATAACAtaatatttggaaaaattttaaaccaaaaaaaaaaaaaaaagaaatgtcaGAATTCGACAGTTCTGCTACCTGAACTTCTTTATTGAGCGCTTTGGTACCTAAAATTTTTCTGTCTTGCTActccattattaatttattgctAAATATGTATTCTTGAATTTAAATAAGAGTTTAGCATGCAAAATAACATTAATCTTTTGTGGCATAGACGTTAAGAGCAGGATCTTGCATAAGAATTGCTGCTAAAATTACCCTATGAGCGATGTGTCAGAAACTCCTGTGGCTTCAGTTATGAGAAGACCACCTTTGGAGGTTCTCTGAGAGTAATATAATACTGCATGTGGTTGTGGTAAATTGCCATAACTTCTTTGCCGTGTCATTGGTGCCAAAACAATTCTGTATATAATTGACAAAGATAGTGGATAAATATCATAAATTAGCCGTCAAATGGTactaatattttccaatgaaatcaaACTTCCGTAGAAAGAAGAGATTACAAGGAAAATTAATGAGTCCTTTATGAATAAATCCGCCAACTGGGGCACCTACACTACAAAGTTGCAATCgggacaaagaaaaataaaaaggaaggacCAAGGAATGAATGCAGAGAAGAGGATTTACCTATGAAATAGCTGAAAATTGCCCAGCTTATACGGGGTCAGTAAACGGATTGGTTGCTGAGATTGTTCCTTCTCTTGCCCATGTTCCACCTTCTTTACCATTTCTAGGTTTTTTAATCAATGCAACTAATGAACGAAAACTTTTTTTAACTTATGCTGAGAAGTTATAAGAACTAGTGATACAGAGAAGTTTAATGCAGTATCATCTGGTTTCAGTTATTTATATAGTTGAAGCAAAGATTTGTACAATACGTAGGTCATGAGTGATGCAAAGATTTGCATATGATAGCCGCTATGAATTCTAGTTTGACCATTCTTGCATTTTATAGAGTTCAATTTCCTTCCTCTTTCGTGTGTAATAGTAATATTGAAAACTTGAACAAGTATAAAGTAACAATACACTAAGCCGGAAAGGTTAAAAAAAAGGCTTTGCTGAAtgaaatttgcattttttgtttGGTACCATGGTACTAAAACCTGAAAATTTTGGTTTGTTTACTGGGCATTTGAAACTTCTATTTACTTGATGAGCGTGATATGTGATAGTAAATTATTCATATCTGCTCAATGATTTATTGAAATAAatacttttttcattttttgagtaTTGACATCTCATCTGTGTTTTTctaatttctttttcaaaattgcagCACCAAAAACcagaccaagaaaaaaaaaagaaagaatgaaagaaagaaggggaaaaaatattAAGTGATAAAATGACATGACCTGATCAGTGATTCCAAAAGTCTATAAAAGTTGTCCATTCTGCTAGTATTCAGCTACGCGTTGTTTATTCCCATCCCACAGATTTGGAGTCAAACAAAGCGTACCAAAGACCGTAACATCTTACATCATCGAACGACTGGCTGCGTGTGAGAAGTTGCGCCGCCGCAACAGCCTCCGTATTGGGTTTGGGGCCGCCACAGCCCAAAGGAGTTGTTGTGGCTGTAGGGACTAACTCCCAGTTTGTGTTGCAAGTATTTTTTTAGAGGATTTTTTGAAGGAGTATTGCTGTGACGTTTTTTTCAAGATTGATATacgtaaaataaaaaagagataaaaaatacgtaaaaataatatttatgGTAGAGTCGCTTAGagtgtaaatgttttattttcttttagttacATATATCATtcaacaaaaatttttcaagagaaaaagaataaaGTTATTATACAAAtttaccatatatatatatatatatatgagaaatCCTTTGGTTTAGAAGAGAtgcacaaaaaatcaaaaagggcATAGAGCTTTCAAGAAATATGATGGCAAAGTAAATTCATTGTCGGAACCTAAGTAGCAATGGCTTATACTTGGATAAACGCAATTTTTAAAGATTTAATGATTTAAACTGTGCCATATAACTTGGTAAAATTGGTGTTCAGCAGCAAAAGTGGAAAATCATTGAACTCGCAATCGTTCAAATTTTGACTTCCATTTCTCTTTCATAGTTGCTTATTATCACGATGGAAAAGTCCAGGTTCATGCCATCCTTCCGGTCAAAACAACTTTGTAGGATTTTGGTCAAAACGCACTCATTCGTAGTTGCCAGTTGCAGTAAATAATTGGTCGAACAAATACTTTTACACATGTTAAACAGGATATGTTACTTTATAACCTATGTTGTTGTTAACCAAGCACATCTACGCATGAATATCTCGACCATAAAAGAAGTAAAATGTTCATGTTTTCCTTCTGTGTGCATATGtggtttttatttaattttgcagTCATTcatttcacaattttttttttcgaattcTAACCATcaattccttcaaaaaaaaaaaaaaaaaaatttgtaaccaTCAATTCCTCATACCAATCATTGTCCTATCCACAATCCGTATTCCACATATCTTAATCCCTAATGATCTAATCCTACCCATAATCCTATTCTATAAATTTCACTTGCTAATTgggttttagtttctagtttctatAGAACTAACTGAGCATTAAATAAGAGAACAAACAAGAATGCCAAGTCACGAAAAGAAAGGACCGCAACATATTGTTTTACTGCTGAATCAGCTAGCTGCTGCAAGAAATAAGAGGTCTACAATGTGATATTTCTAAACTTCCTTTCGCAGAAAGTTAAAATACATGATTTTTGTTTATCCTTTTCtcccaaaaaagaagaaaaaaaatcgtAAGTTAGTTAACATCTGGATTATCTAAGTATATGTTTCaattagaggtggcaaaatggacGGGATGagcgggatttgcttgggtttgtgatggaaccgagtcatatAGGTTTGGGtccaaccttacccatatgtgttttgggactaatttgGGCGGGATtactttgggatgggtttagattgatcccgcccaatacccaaatctattttctacatattttttttcctttaattcatttttattttttatataattttaatatttttgatttattaaattttttttagttttattaaataaacatgcaagtgctttatactcaggaTACCtatcaaaaattggattaacaaataaagaaaaaaatagatatACAGTCATATTCtaacatatatcaagatggccaaggTACTTAAggtgttgaatatttatccttATCATTGTCCAAAGACGACAGGTCTAAATTGATTGAAATGTTgaaaattcttgtggataatgactaggaaaactactagattatattctCTAGTAtaactataaaaattgttaaagataatttttgaatctaagactccgtttggattggctattttttcaaaaaataagtttttcaaatacaatgttacaataatatacaataactcaaaaaacatcccatccatattacAAAGTTTGGATTACAatttgtatatatgtatgtattgcGGTTTTTTAGTACAAGCCTCCATATGCCTCCACTTTTGCCTagaattttagatttattttaattcataaatATTTGGTTCCCCAATTTTTTGAAACAGTcaatttatttgaaattgtCAGTTACTAGCCACGTAACTTCTCATGATCTCAACATTTTAATTGCTCTACACATTTCGGTGACCTTTATCCTTTTTCACTATTTCAAATTTAGGTGACTCTTAACCACTAACCTGCCAAAAATCCACAACTGATGATTACTTATCAAGTTTTTTCACTTTGTTCCCTTACCAGTTTTATTCTCAATCGTCATCCGcccaaatcaaaaaaaaaaaaaagagagaaaaaaaacacTGTGTATCAAAGCCTGACCATGAAGGAAATCCATGTAAATGTCAATCAATTTACTGTTATGAAATTCCTAATCACATATGTCATATAGAAAGCTCTCAAGTTCCCAGAGCAAAAAACCAGTTCAAGTTCCCAGAGCTGTGGCAAGATGGTTTGGTTTGGAAGCAATTCATTGCATAGGTACCGTTCTATTTGTTATTCATAGCTAGTTtaagaatattttgaaattttaaggTCACAATAGGAAATGTAAGAGaggatatttatataaaatatccaaaatgattgaaaaaaataTCCAAAATGACAGACTGCAATCTGGTCGCAAACTAAATTTGGCTTGAGAGTAGAGGgaataggttgtgtggaaaaaAGGAAGGGGAAAGTGACGAAAGGTTGTGTGTATGGTTGATGAAGAAAAGAGTAGTGATCTGTTGGCATTTTGAGTACTTTGCTGTGTTTTCCTATGGATAGTATTTGCACAAAATGCAAATTATCATAATAGCATAAGAGTAGTACGTTTTTGCAAAATCAGTCACTAATTGTTGCATttgaattaaatttgattttttttaatattctaAACTTTATGCTTCGGGTTTGACTTAAATATCTTTCATCGGTTATTAATACACGGGTCTAGGATTgcttttgtatatattttttatggATCGAATTATTTTTCTTACGACCCCGTAGTACCTTTTTATTTTGAGGGATTGGAACATGCAACCTATAGTTAAAAATTAACCTGATGTTGAAAATAATTAACACATtctactaaaccaaattttataTCTTTTCTTGGTATATAATTCATTTTCataaatttggacagaaaaaaaTACTTCTTAAAAACTTTTTAGATTTTGATTTCATgtaacaaaaataaatttttgttatCATTATAGTTTAAAATGTAAACTCGTGCATAATATTAGTTGGGTACGTAATTAAGGACGGTTGATGGTAACTAATTTCACAATATATTCCTCGTCTTGTTGCCACTTCTGAAGTCACCTCCCTCCCCCATTAGCCCAAAGAAAAACTGTAGCCCAAGACACAGGTAACGGCTAGAAGTCCGAACCTAGGTTTTCAGGCCCAAACCATGTATCGACTCGGTCAAGCTCCGAGATCAAGAGTCAATGGGTTCGATCAGAGTCGAACTGATGATGTCAAAAATACAAAttacttaaaaattaaaatattgtatGTAAAATATCTAAGAGCATGTTAATATCAATAAAGGTATATTTATATCTATTTGATATTTCAAAtgtatttaacaagaaaatgtaaagaaattagaacgatcaagtagcaatttatattattcaaTGAATATTAACAAATTTAGATTTACAATTAtggatttgattgaaaaataagaccaaattttaggacaacatttataaagtatgaaatatttgagatatattaataatttttaacaatttaggagtcaaaacataatattgaaaatgCTTTGACCCCACATCACACTTTCCCATTTCTTCCTCTACTCCTGAATCCTGATGCATTCCATAGAGCACAACTACTCGATTTTCAACATTCTCTTCCTCCTAACGCATTCCATTCTGCAACTcctgtcttcttcttcttctccttcttcttttttaaatttcattttcattcttattttgttagttgtttattctcaaactcaagaaatatcaaGTTTTCATCTGTTTTCTTCAAACTTTTCTCTTCTCCACTcccttttttgcattttttgggtattttcttcttttgaataCGAGATCTAAGATTAGATTTTGTTTAAAGAAAGGTTAAAGCATTGATTTTTTATGGTAGAATTGAAATGAATGAGTGAAAATGGATTTGTAAAGGAGGGGAGAGCTcacaaggatttggagttcgaggaaagggaaaaaaatcaacaaaaaggaAATATAAGAAAACCTAGTTTTTACCAATTCTTCCAGTTTCCGGTCAAATCCAATTTTTAACCAGATTTGACTGAGTTTTTATCAACCCAAGTTTTTAAGATAACTCAAATCGAACACTTGACCGGTTCTCGATTCGATCGGTGGACCGATGGATCCGGTACGAGTTTAAAAACATAGGTCCATGCACGATCCTTCTACACGTTTGGTGGTAGTGGTGGCTTATTTTTGGTCCAAGACCATTCATTTGTAGCAGCCATCTCGTCTTATGGGACTTAACCACCAAACAAAGCAAACGGTGTAATCTCGGTTCCTTGCACCTGCAGTTAAAATCCAAAGTGTATCTATACTTTTCTTGTTAAGATGGTGTACGTGCAACTTTGCAACTAGTGATGAATTACTCATTTACTCTGCAATTTATTCatcttcttttgatttctgGTGTCATGTGCAACATCAGTTGTATTAATCCTTAACTAATAAtgggagtgtttggataccaaaattatttcaaataatatttcgtttgcatcacaaacacatttcccaacatacctttttatattcccaatcacctttttatctc contains the following coding sequences:
- the LOC113712036 gene encoding putative 12-oxophytodienoate reductase 11, coding for MVKKVEHGQEKEQSQQPIRLLTPYKLGNFQLFHRIVLAPMTRQRSYGNLPQPHAVLYYSQRTSKGGLLITEATGVSDTSLIGFPFAPGIWTKEQVEAWKPIVDAVHAKGGIIFCQIAHVGRVSGSQPNGQAPISSTDKPLTPEGFDAPKYSPPRRLKTEEIPGIVNDFRLAAINAIEAGFDGVEIHGAHGFLIDQFLKDQINDRTDEYGGSLENRCRFALEIVEAVSDAIGSHRVGLRLSPFANYYEAGDSNPKALGLYMAEALNKPKILYCHMVEPRMKTLGEKSESADSLVPMRKAFNGTFIAAGGYNREDGDRAVAENGADLVAYGRLFLANPDLPRRFELNASLNKYHRDTFYTSDPVVGYTDYPFLETND